The Nerophis lumbriciformis linkage group LG09, RoL_Nlum_v2.1, whole genome shotgun sequence nucleotide sequence accgatatcaaccgataccgatatatacagtcgtggaattaacacattattatgcctaatttggacaaccaggtatggtgaagataaggtcatttaaaaaaaaaaactagatatataaattaaaaacattttcttgaatacaaaagaatgtaaaacaatataaaaacagttacatagaatttagtaattaatgaaaatgagtcaaattaactgttaaaggttagtactattagtggaccagcagcacgcacaatcatgtgtgcttacgcactgtatcccttgcagactgtattgatccatattgatgtataatgtaggaaccagaatattaataacagaaggaaacaacccttttgtgtgaatgagtgtgaatgggttagggaggtttttttgggttggtgcactcattgtaagtgtatcttgtgttttttatgttgatttaataaaaacaaaaacaaaaacaaaaaaacgatgccgataataaaaaaaacgataccgataatttccgatattacattttaaagcatttatcggccgatattatcggacatctctaataaatatatatatataaatatatatatatagaaacccaaaaccagtcaagttggcaagttgtgtaaatggtaaataaaaacagaatacaatgatttgtaaattcttatcaacctatattcaattgaatagactgcaaagacaagatatttactgttccaactgagaaacttttttgttgttgttgcaaataatcattaacttagaatttaatggcagcaacacaatgcaaaaaaaaagttgtcacaggggcatatttaccactgtgttacgtggcctttccttttaacaacactcagtaaacgttttgggaactgaggagacacatttttgacgctttccaggtggaattatttcccattcttgcttgatgtacagcttaagttgttcaacagtcctggggtttccgttgtggtattttaggcttcgtaatgcgACACATATTTTCCAATTggtcaggccagtctagtacccgcactcttttactatgaagccacgctgttgcaacatgtggcttggcattgtcttgctgaaataagcaggggcgtccattataatgttgcttggatggcaaaatatgttgctccaaaacctgtatgtaccttacagcattaatggtgccttcacagatgtgtaagttacccatgtcttgggcactaatacacccccataccatcacagatgctggcttttcaactttgcgcccataacaattATTTCcctcttcggtccggaggacacgacgtccgcagtttccaaaaacaatttgaaatgtggactcgtcagaccacagaacactttaccactttgcatcagtccatcttagatgagcttgggtccagcgaagccggcggcgtatctgggtgttgttgataaatggcttttgctttgcatagtagagttttaacttgcacttacagatgtagcgaccaactgtagttactgacagtggttttctgaagtgttcctgagcccatgtggtgatatcctttacacactgatgtctttttttgatgcagtaccgcctgagggatcgaaggtccgtaatatcatcgcttacgtgcagtgatttctccagattctctgaaccctttgatgatattatggaccgtagatggtgaaatccctaaattccttgcaatagctggttgagaaatgttgttcttaaactgttcgacaatttgctcacgcatttgttgacaaagtggtgaccctcaccccatccttgtttgtgaatgactgagcatttcatggaagctgcttttatacccaatcatggcacccacctgttcccaatttgcctcttcacctgtgggatgttccaaataagtgtttgatgagcattcctcaactttctcagtcttttttgccacttgtgccagcttttttgaaacatgttgcaggcatcaaattccaattgagctaatattcgcaaaaaaagaacaaagttttccagtctattcaattgaatataggttgaaaaggattagcaaatcattgtattctgtttttatttaccatttacacaacgtgccaacttcactggttttggatattGATATCCTTTTATCCCCCAGCCCGAGTGAGTGCTACTgacggtgtaacaatatcaacacaatatttaaaccagttccttattctctattacatacaattgtttgatgaaaacaaagtcaatagtacacaataactaaacaaaagtaaaaactactattctaaatcctttggtttttgcccccaaagtcctcctgtgtccagggaattactaCCTCAttttgtaaacatgaacaaaaacaactcaaacattaaaaaaatatatatatcgacctaatcactctagtatctaTCATATACTGATATAACCCTTGGTATCGACCTCGaccaatttatggatcaatcCGACCCTCCTCTTagtgtcgtgtactgactgtgacaatgctgacatacCAAAAGTTGTTATATTATCTTCTCGCTAAATATTattgatctaccgtatttttcggagtataagtagctccggccgaaaatgcatcttaaagaaggaaaaaaaaaacatatataagtcgcactggagtataagtcgcattttttggggaaatttatttgataaaagccaacaccaagaatagacatttgaagggcaatttaaaataaataaagaatagtgaacaacaggctgaataagtgtacgttatatgaggcataaataaccaactggtatgttaacgtaacatattatggtaagagtcattcaaataactataacatatagaacatgctatacgcttaccaaacaatctgtcactcctaatcgctaaaacccatgaaatcttatacgtctagtctcttacgtgaatgagataaataatattatttgatattttacggtaatgtgttaataatttcacacataagtggcccctgagtataggtcgcacccccggccaaactatgaaaaaaactgcgacttgtagtccgaaaaatacggtacttattaatttcttgttaataactgcttactttttgCTGTAATGTGCTTCTAAGcacttattatgggcctgctacagctgttagcatgttaacgttagcatgctagcattaaagtgtgagctaattttgcaaacgTTTAAcctcgagtcatataacttggtatgtgacagctgttaactctTAGTgtgctaacggtagcatgctaactttttattcaaatgttaaatttttttcccctctatttccgcagccatacagcAGTGTTTcttgaaatgtgagacatgctaagtGTAAACATGCTAACGTCTTTGGCTAGCGCTGTAGCCCTTTTTGTACAGTtccacctaaaactcacggattctgACACTCggcgccagtgacgtgcggtgaggttgatggctggtgaggcactgacgtcatcacagtcagatttacaaacatatgaaccgtaaagagtatcttattcaccatttgattggcagcagttaacgggttatgtttaaaagctcataccagcattcttccctgcttggcactcagcatcaaggcttggaattgggggttaaatcaccaaaaattattcccgggcgcggccaccgctgctgcccactgctcccctcacctcccagggggtgatcaaggggatgggtcaaaagcagaggacaaatttcaccacacctagtgtgtgtgtgtgtgacaatcattggtactttaacttaactttaactttacacatacaaactgtagcacacaaaaaagcacatttaataaaaaaaaacgttattatggtcttacctttacttagaaattaagtccatgcgccgcaactaaagccctcacttaaactttccacgtgcaagattgaatctatttaaaaaagtgtaaccgagggtttataaatgtcgcctatactgtatgaaactacaaaataacaaacacggaggctccagtttacacgaggaccactttatttaccttctttcaaaaacctccgccacgtgacatcacttccgctcttagcgccttcaaaataagagctcaaggcatatactgtataacagcgcataacaggaacttaacatcacaaagaggaaagcccataaaaataggttacaaaagttatttaataagaagccaaaaagtgcaaaaacaataatgttcgtgttggaggagttgtgaattaggtacacctgcagtctacaggtgtataaatgataaatgggttgtacttgtatagcgcttttctaccttcaaggtactcaaagcgctttgacactacttccacatttacccattcacacactgatggagggagctgccatgcaaggcgctaaccagcacccatcaggagcaagggtgaagtgtcttgctcaggacacaacggacatgacgaggttggtactaggtggggattgaaccagggaccctcgggttgcgcacagccactcttccactgcgccacgccgtccctaacgccgtatctaatgttgtgtccctgcagtcattcacaactcctccaacaccaacattattgtttttgcactttttggcttcttatgaaatattttttttaaacagattcaatcttgcacgtggaaagtttaagtgtgggctttagttgatataacaattctacggcgggggtgcaggaggcggggctactggagcctcagccagtgcgtcttttgcagccgttttatgatcgctcagcacaagaaatactttacacacatacagttgttgacaaaatacactgtacactatatacctcagctaactaaactatggaaatgtataatatcgttcatatagcaatacggtctcactgcacagcaggccagcagttagccgagtcattgcgcaatccatgttgaggcactgagtgacgtgcctcaactggctgctgttcaccacaccgtctcttcagtatttgaacggcaaatgtgaaaattcagcgattttgaataaaaataatctaaaactggtgaaattaaatggaaaataactttatagtataatcactggatacatataacaatttaatttttttgtttttttttttacatttttttttctttccatgatggcaggtgaggccccgcctcacctgcctctagtgactgcacgtcactgctcggCGCCATCTTcaaagtacggcggcttccggcgacccccggccagaggtccgggGCACAGATAGCGGGCCCGTCAAATTTTCCGCtaattttcttctgttgtgtagcatgtttagcatcgtcctccagtgatcAAGATGGTAAGAACCGCAGCTTATTTGCCGTAacagaggtgattattattagcgtaggggagcggctccacactgtgtatggacatacacagctagccgcttgtcagccgggggactaagaatggatacagtgtcagccagaggggatcggtgtttgtactttttcaagaaaattgTCTGATACTGATCGGCACGTCCCTAGTAtagatacagtaccgtatttttcggactataagtcgcagtttttttcatagtttggccgggctccagtgcgatttatatatgtttttttccttctttattatgcattttcggcaggtgcgacttatactccgaaaaatacggtatatattaaacAAACCTGTTATGATTTTGTTCCTTTTAAGGTGTCAAACGGTTCCGAGTCAGGTTCTAGCTCCGACAAGCCTAAGAAGCACTCCCCCAGAAGGCGCCTGCAGCACGCCCTGGAGGACCAAATCTACCGCATCTTCCGCAAAAGTCGAGTCCTGACCAATCAGAGCAGCAACTGCCTGTTCACCGTGCCCGCCAACCAGGCGTTCGTCTACGTGGCGCCGGCCGCCGACGAGGACCCCGTGGGCTCCCTGTTGGGCCAGCTGCGGTCCAACTGCATCCTGTGCGAGCAGGATTCCAGCACGCAGCTGACCGGGCCTAAGCGGTACCAGCAGATGCGGCGCTTGGTCCGCCAATCTGGCTCTGGCGTGGACCTGTTTGGGGCGTCGGCGGGCGGTCAGCTGGTGGACTGTAGCCTGAAGGAGTTCCTGTGGCAGCACGTGGAGTTGGTGTTGACCAAGAAAGGCTTTGACGACAGCGTCGGACGCAACCCTCAGCCCTCGCACTTTGAGCTGCCGACCTACTGCAAGTGGGCCCAGGTCGCCTTAAGACTCCACCAAGTCCTCGTGGGCGGCGCCGAGGAGGAGGACGACGTGGAGATGGCGGCGAAAGTGCAGAGCCAGCTGAAGGTGCTGGACGCTTTCCTGGACGCGGACACCAAGTTCTCAGAGAACCGATGCCAGAAGGCGCTGCCTTTGGCCCACAGCGCCTACCAGTCCAACCTACCCCACAACTACACCACCACCGTACACAAGAACCAGCTGACGCAGGCGCTGCGGGTCTACAGCCAGCACGCCCGCGGCGTGGCGTTCCAGCGCTACGCCCTGCAGCTTCACGAGGACTGCTATAAGTTCTGGAGCAACGGACACCAACTGTGTGAGGAGCGTAGCCTCTCCGACCAACACTGCGTACATAAGTTCCACCTTCTGCCGCAGCCAGGTGAGCATCTTAGACCGAGGacacatttttcttttatttaccTGTGATGTCTGCAGGGGAGAAGACGGACGTGGATCACAACCCGCCCATTCTTAGCCACAACAGCAGGGGGCGCTACACCAGCTCCTGCAACTGTGGAAGGAAGCAGACGCCACGCGAGGATCCATTTGACATACAGGcagcaaattatgacttttaccaGGTCTGGAATCCTTCTTCCAGGGCTTGAAGATGTATTTGCATTTGTACTTCTAACCCTGGTTCCCTTTTGTAGTTACTGGAGGACAAATGTTGCAGTAAGCTGGAGAGGATCAACTTTCCTATCTTCCAGCCGAGTACTCCCGACCCGGCCCCAGCCAGCAACCAGGTCCAGCGCCCCGCTAACGAAGCGTCCGGGGCAGGTGACGCAGAACAGCTGAGGGAGCCTAGCACTGCCCAGAGCCACACTCCCGGAGACACCAGCCTGAGCTTGGCCCTCAGCCTGGGCCAGTCCACAGACAGTCTGGGTCCTTACGGCGACGGGGAGGCAGCTGAAAGCCAAGTCCAGCAGAAGCGCCCGAGCCTCGCGGACCGCCAGCCCTCCACTGTGGAGTACCTCCCAGGTATGATGCACTCGGGTTGCCCTAAGGGCCTGCTGCCCAAGTTCTCCAGCTGGTCCCTGGTCAAGCTGGGCCCGGCCAAGTTGTACAACTGCCACTCGGGTCTAGAACAACCGGGCTTCCTCCCCGGCTCTTCCTTCCTCCTGCCGTGGGACTTGGTGATCCGCTCCCGCACTGACGAGGAGGCCGTCCTGGAGGCTTTGGACGGGGGCGCCTCCTCATGGCCGGTCCCCAATAAGACCCTCGTAAGCAAGCGGGGGAACGTCGGGAGTCTCGGCAGGGGCCGCAGGAGGGATGATACAGCGCGGGCCTTCGTGGGGTTCGAGTACGAAGATGGCAGGGGGAGACGCTTCATCAGCTCCGGTCCTGATAAGGTTGTGAAGGTGCTTGGCCCGGGTGGTGCCAAGGACCCCGCCAGCAGGGTGCTGAACACCGACATGCCGCTGTACATCCCGTCGCCCTCTCAGGGCCGCGGCGTGAAGCCTCACTTTGCTCAGCTGATGCGCCTTTTTATCGTGGTACCAGAGGCTCCGCTAGAAGTGACCCTCAATCCTCAGGTAACACAAACCAACACTCCTCAGTTGTCAACACATTTAAAGAACAACTCATCAGAATTAATCCTAAACTCTTTGCAGGTCCAGCCAGGTCCGTCCCCGTGTCCGCTTTTCCATCCCGAGCAGACCGATTTGGTGTTGCCACCCGACAGCTTCTGGGTGCTGCGCTTCCCTTTCGCCTACGCCACTGAGCTCGGACCCTGCTACCCCCCCAAGGAGAACCAGCCCCTCAACAACTACAAGGTGCTGCGAGGGATCCTTAAAGCCACCACGGCCAACCCTCAATGAAGCCGTCCCGGACAAAACTCTCCTGCAGTTTTTGAGCACATGACTTTAAGATTCATGTCTTGATCGTGGCAACTCTGAAAACCTCCTGTCAGTTAGTTAGGAACAACAACAATATTTCAACGGTCCCTATAACCGTTAGAAATATTCCTCCAACCAACGGTGGAAATACTCGTAACTCAAGGCGTGCTCGCAATTTAAAGCATAAGAAGACGGCTCATATCGCAAGGtagtcgtaagttgaggtaccacagtACTACAGTATTTGATGTGCGTGTATACGACTCTTCAGAAGGACACACAGTCCACCCTCTGACTTCAGAGCAAAATTTGTAGTGTGACATGCGTTTTGACAAACGGCCAGCAGAGGGCGGTTAATAACATGGGACCTCAAGAAGAAGAAGATCAGGAAACTTGAGCCAGTTTGAGAAAGTACATCAAAGTACTTTGGCCACCAATGTAAATGTTAATTTTTGCCAGGATTCCAACCATAACGGTGTGGGTGAGTTTTTTCCAACATTACACTATAGTTTATACATTCTAAATATAGCTCCTACAATTGTGTTAACATTTAGATAATAAACCTTACTATGAACACCATTTAGTGTGTCTGtatctttaatgctaatgagctgtttgTCCACTATATCCCTTTTACTAACACTATAGGCCTGATACACTAATTGTGCATTTGTCCAataatgtcatatatcacatccaacaacctaatagatgtcatatatcacatacaacaatgtaatagatgtcatatatcacatccaacaacctaatagatgtcatatatcacatacaacaatgtaatagatgtcatatatcacatccaacaatgtaatagatgtcatatatcacatccaacaatgtaatagatgtcatatatcacatccaacaatgtaatagatgtcatatatcacatccaacaacctaatagatgtcatatatcacatccaacaacctaatagatgtcatatatcacatccaacaacctaatagatgtcatatatcacatccaacaacgtaatagatgtcatatatcacatccaacaacctaatagatgtcatatatcacatccaacaacctaatagatgtcatatatcacatccaacaacataatagatgtcatatatcacatccaacaacctaatagatgtcatatatcacatccaacaacctaatagatgtcatatatcacatccaacaacctaatagatgtcatatatcacatccaacaacctaatagatgtcatatatcacatccaacaacgtaatagatgtcatatatcacatccaacaatgtaatagatgtcatatattacATCCAACAacctaatagatgtcatatatcacatccaacaacctaatagatgtcatatatcacatccaacaacctaatagatgtcatatatcacatccaacaacataatagatgtcatatatcacatccaacaatctaatagatgtcatatatcacatccaacaacctaatagatgtcatatatcacatccaacaacctaatagatgtcatatatcacatccaacaacctaatagatgtcatatatcacatccaacaacgtaatagatgtcatatatcacatccaacaacctaatagatgtcatatatcacatccaacaacgtaatagatgtcatatatcacatccaacaacgtaatagatgtcatatatcacatccaacaacctaatagatgtcatatatcacatccaacaacgtaatagatgtcatatatcacatccaacaacctaatagatgtcatatatcacatccaacaacgtaatagatgtcatatatcacatccaacaatgtaatagatgtcatatatcacatccaacaatgtaatagatgtcatatatcacatccaacaatgtaatagatgtcatatatcacatccaacaacctaatagatgtcatatatcacatccaacaacctaatagatgtcatatatcacatccaacaacctaatagatgtcatatatcacatccaacaacctaatagatgtcatatatcacatccaacaacctaatagatgtcatatatcacatccaacaacctaatagatgtcatatatcacatccaacaatgtaatagatgtcataaatCACATCCAACAacctaatagatgtcatatatcacatccaacaacccaatagatgtcatatatcacatccaacaacctaatagatgtcatatatcacatccaacaacctaatagatgtcatatatcacatccaacaatgtaatagatgtcataaatCACATCCAACAacctaatagatgtcatatatcacatccaacaacctaatagatgtcatatatcacatccaacaacctaatagatgtcatatatcacatccaacaacgtaatagatgtcatatatcacatccaacaatgtaatagatgtcatatatcacatacaaaaatgtaatagatgtcatatatcacatccaacaacctaatagatgtcatatatcacatccaacaacgtaatagatgtcatatatcacatccaacaacgtaatagatgtcatatatcacatccaacaatgtaatagatgtcatatatcacatccaacaacctaatagatgtcatatatcacatccaacaacctaatagatgtcatatatcacatccaacaacgtaatagatgtcatatatcacatccaacaatgtaatagatgtcatatatcacatacaacaatgtaatagatgtcatatatcacatccaacaacctaatagatgtcatatatcacatccaacaacgtaatagatgtcatatatcacatccaacaatgtaatagatgtcatatatcacatccaacaatgtaatagatgtcatatatcacatccaacaacctaatagatgtcatatatcacatccaacaacctaattgatgtcatatatcacatccaacaacgtaatagatgtcatatatcacatccaacaatgtaatagatgtcatacatcacatacaacaatgtaccggtaatagatgtcatatatcagatacaacaatgtaatagatgtcatatcacatacaacaacacaatagatgccatatatcacatacaacataaaagatgtcatatcacatacaacaatataATGTCATATCACatccaacaacgtaatagatgtcatataccaCATATAACAATCAATGTCAtataacaacgtaatagatgtcatttatcaaacacaataacataatagatgtcatgtatcacatacaacaacataatagatgtcatatcacatacatgtatgtgatatatcacatgcaacaatgtaatatatgacagctattacgttgttgtatgtcacatacaacaacgtaataaatGTCATATCACATACAAAATAATAGATGTTATATATTACAACGTGATAGATGTCATatgacatacaacaacgtaatagatgtcttatcacatacaacaacgtaatggaTGTCATATTACGTTGAATGTGAAGGTattccgttagtaattcaattacttttttgccaaaactaacaagtaactataattaatagatttttaaaaagTAACTTTCCAAACGCTGTTTACAAGTCAGAAAAGACTGAATTCATCATAGGTCCCGTAggtccgagcgcggccaccgctgctgctcactgctcccctcacctcccgggggggtggaacaaggggatgggtcaaatgcagagggtaatttcaccacacctagtgtgtgtatgtgtgtgctatcagtggtacttttacttttttaatgtggTGCATATCAAAATACTCACTTGCCTTGTTTCATGTACTTTCTTGTGAATatattaatgtgttaaaatgttacaGGGCACCTTGTTCCAGTGGGTGTGATAAGCGATAAGGAAATGGGTCACTCTAAAAGcattgtgacacacacacacacacacatactggttatcatttggaatggggaccaagtttttgctcATGACTTGTGggcaccaccctttctacaggttgtggaggcataaaaaaaaatgaggtaaaatgtccactgcccagttagctcatatacgtctttaaatctctggattgatgaagtaccgtaatgtgctgatcattcttactggggaccctgggggaaaagagttcatatggttcaagtaggggtgtaacggtacgtgtatttgtattgaaccgtttcggttcggaggtgtaccgaacgagtacacatgctagcagtgACCGgtctaggacaacatgtaaaagccagagctgcctcgttaagatctcccgtttgggaacactttggctgcgcgatactacaatggaggacggaggttcgccgacattgttcagcagctgcttctgacaacacgccgaacatgtgttgcacctttcctgcttccggctcccagaccgtagtcgaggagcacaggggagacactcctccagggcggatgtattctcgggggcaacacccttcactctacccggcagtgggtctccacagctccggactccagggtaaatgccggcgattagttgcaaatcgcggctttattgaggtcttgcacacagccaatccaacaaaacactagccactccccgcactcaccTACCGCtacctcacctcgctcgcccacacactcacccaTACTTGcctaccttgagacctccgattttgagaggtgggaggagtatattgacagctagaattcaccaagtcaagtatttcatacatatatatatatatatatatatatatatatatatatatatatatatagagagagagagagagagagagagagagatagatatctacatcctgaaaatatgcaaacaaaactgtgtttagaaaattgatacttgcataaataaatattaaggaatataacataacttggcttctgagagtttcaaaatgtaatgaataaaatgctaaagttgtggataaacaagcaattattttaatatttaaatatggtcattttaaatgaattattatgataattaaaaatcaattatttcaaatatgtttattttaatatataattctatggctggatgtaataaggagtcaggaaaaaatacaaataaaaatacaattaattttgatgtttttagcaaaatatagtaaacatgtatttagttgttgttgtttttttaattaataaatatatttatttttaggtaagataaacacaataatacaatttatctctagtctggatgatttagttcttgtcaccctgttgtcctcccgtcgtgaaaaaa carries:
- the smg8 gene encoding nonsense-mediated mRNA decay factor SMG8; protein product: MKEANMATTAAGMEALLRAAVREDAEHRDDGLCVVGIFGKSNMQVGALKESLVNNVADKHIFSVFGGPDDDDDGGGIQAFYSHDNRVLYLLLTSVCDSGQLLRACRTLSAGAGHADSHDFWKGLDRQHCLHLLYMFSVCHVLLLVHPNHTFDVTYDRLFRALDALRQKVLPLIRAAIKDCPVSKEWKLNCRPCPPRLLFIFQMNGTLKVSNGSESGSSSDKPKKHSPRRRLQHALEDQIYRIFRKSRVLTNQSSNCLFTVPANQAFVYVAPAADEDPVGSLLGQLRSNCILCEQDSSTQLTGPKRYQQMRRLVRQSGSGVDLFGASAGGQLVDCSLKEFLWQHVELVLTKKGFDDSVGRNPQPSHFELPTYCKWAQVALRLHQVLVGGAEEEDDVEMAAKVQSQLKVLDAFLDADTKFSENRCQKALPLAHSAYQSNLPHNYTTTVHKNQLTQALRVYSQHARGVAFQRYALQLHEDCYKFWSNGHQLCEERSLSDQHCVHKFHLLPQPGEKTDVDHNPPILSHNSRGRYTSSCNCGRKQTPREDPFDIQAANYDFYQLLEDKCCSKLERINFPIFQPSTPDPAPASNQVQRPANEASGAGDAEQLREPSTAQSHTPGDTSLSLALSLGQSTDSLGPYGDGEAAESQVQQKRPSLADRQPSTVEYLPGMMHSGCPKGLLPKFSSWSLVKLGPAKLYNCHSGLEQPGFLPGSSFLLPWDLVIRSRTDEEAVLEALDGGASSWPVPNKTLVSKRGNVGSLGRGRRRDDTARAFVGFEYEDGRGRRFISSGPDKVVKVLGPGGAKDPASRVLNTDMPLYIPSPSQGRGVKPHFAQLMRLFIVVPEAPLEVTLNPQVQPGPSPCPLFHPEQTDLVLPPDSFWVLRFPFAYATELGPCYPPKENQPLNNYKVLRGILKATTANPQ